A genomic segment from Thermodesulfovibrionales bacterium encodes:
- the rlmN gene encoding 23S rRNA (adenine(2503)-C(2))-methyltransferase RlmN — protein MERASIRVYLTVVYNIKVAIVKINLKSLSKEGLETFFRESRLPAFRAKQLIHWIYEKRALSISDITEFSKELREDLSEKAYISNLGILARQISADGTEKFLFGLEDGEMIESVLIPDDDRLTLCISSQVGCAMGCSFCLTARLGLRRNLMTHEIVDQVLSVGRLAAPRRITNIVFMGMGEPLANFDAVVEALWRLTGFLKISPRRITLSTAGIVPKILELPKRAPRVNLAVSLNATSDSVRSRIMPLNRTYSLKELLDACRKFPLQPRRKITFEYVMLRDVNDRPEDARRLVILLRGVPSKVNLIPFNPYEGSEFLRPEEKTVLEFQEILLKGNLTALIRKSKGGDISAACGQLKAAYVRS, from the coding sequence CTGGAGACCTTCTTTCGTGAATCACGCCTGCCTGCCTTCAGGGCAAAACAGCTCATTCACTGGATCTACGAAAAACGTGCGCTGTCAATCAGCGACATCACGGAATTTTCGAAGGAACTGAGGGAAGACCTTTCAGAGAAGGCATACATCAGTAATCTCGGCATCCTGGCCAGACAGATTTCGGCAGACGGCACCGAGAAATTCCTCTTTGGCCTTGAAGACGGTGAAATGATCGAAAGCGTTCTCATTCCCGATGATGACCGTCTTACCCTCTGTATTTCTTCGCAGGTTGGCTGTGCCATGGGTTGCAGCTTCTGTCTCACTGCGAGATTGGGGCTCAGGAGAAATCTCATGACCCACGAGATTGTCGATCAAGTCCTTTCCGTGGGCAGGCTCGCCGCACCGAGAAGGATCACGAACATCGTTTTCATGGGCATGGGAGAGCCCCTGGCAAATTTCGATGCCGTCGTTGAGGCTCTCTGGAGACTCACGGGGTTTCTGAAGATCTCACCAAGGCGAATAACCCTTTCTACCGCAGGCATCGTGCCGAAGATACTGGAACTGCCGAAAAGGGCCCCGAGAGTAAACCTTGCGGTGTCACTGAACGCAACCTCGGACAGCGTAAGAAGTCGTATCATGCCCCTGAACAGGACCTATTCCCTGAAGGAACTCCTCGATGCCTGCAGGAAGTTTCCCCTGCAGCCGAGGAGAAAAATAACCTTTGAATATGTGATGCTCAGAGACGTCAATGACCGTCCCGAGGACGCCAGGAGACTCGTGATCCTTCTCAGAGGCGTCCCCTCAAAGGTCAATCTCATTCCTTTCAACCCGTATGAAGGTTCCGAGTTCCTGAGGCCCGAGGAGAAGACCGTTCTGGAGTTCCAGGAGATACTGCTGAAAGGCAATCTTACTGCCCTGATCAGAAAAAGCAAGGGAGGGGATATTAGTGCGGCCTGCGGCCAACTGAAGGCTGCAT